The segment CAAAGACCTCCTCAAGGACAAGTCGTGTTTCCTCCGGCGTCGGTTCGCAGAGGTTGATCCACAGGAGGGCTGCGGGATCGGTCCGCAACGCGGGCAAGTCGGCCGGGGTGGCGTCGTTCAATGCGAAGCGGCTTTCGCTATAGACCAAAATGGATATCATGGCGCTTCAGATCCAGCGGCGTCGTTTGCACCAAAACCACATCGCTCCCGTGAGGGCGATGGTCACGGCTGCGGCGATGGGGTAGCCATAGGCAGACCGAAGCTCCGGCATGTGTTCAAAGTTCATGCCGTACCACGTGCCAATGAGCGTTGCAGGCAGCGTGAGAGCGGTGAGAGCGGTGAGTGCCTTGATGCCCTCGTTGGCCTGGAAGTCGGATTTGCTGAGATACAGGTCGAACGAGATCAGCAGTTGGTCCGCGAAACTCGCTGCAGTTTCGTCCACGCGAATGAGGCCGTCCCGTAAGTCGCGGAAGTAGGGAAGCATGATGGTGCGAACCAACTTGCTGTCTCCATTCGTCAGGCGACTGACCACGTCGCGTTGGGGGCGAATGATTCGGCGGAGGTTGTTGATCTCCTCACGCAGGGCCAGGAGCCGGGGAACCAGGTCTCCGCCGGTGCCCTCCGCGAGGATCATCTCCTCGATTTCCTCGAGCTTGGAACTGAACTCGCTGGCGACCGGCTTGTAGAGGTCGACCATTTGGTCGAGGATGAAGTGCAGCAGTCGGTCCGGGCCCTTGGCGACAACGCCCTGCGACTTGGCGCAACGCTCGGCCACCGAGTTGATCGACTTGAGCTCCTGCTTGTGGAAGGTGACCAAGTAGTCTTTGCCAAGGAAGATATCCAACTCCGTGGTGTTGAAGGATTCACGGCGGCTGAAGTCCACGCCGTGGGTCACGAGGAACAGGTAATCATCATAGTCCTCGATCTTCGGCAGCGAATCGGGTGCGACGCAGTCCTCTATCGCGACCGGGTGGAATGCAAAGATTTCTTCCAGAACGAGTTTCCACTCTTCTGGCGTCGGTGAGAGCAGGTCGATCCATACCATCAAGCCCTTGTCCGAGCGAACCAGCCGGAGGGCCTCGGGCTCCAAGTCCCGGCCGACCAACTTGCCTTCGCTAAAGACAAATGACTGAATCATAACACGATGGTGCGAGG is part of the Opitutaceae bacterium genome and harbors:
- the corA gene encoding magnesium/cobalt transporter CorA, which gives rise to MIQSFVFSEGKLVGRDLEPEALRLVRSDKGLMVWIDLLSPTPEEWKLVLEEIFAFHPVAIEDCVAPDSLPKIEDYDDYLFLVTHGVDFSRRESFNTTELDIFLGKDYLVTFHKQELKSINSVAERCAKSQGVVAKGPDRLLHFILDQMVDLYKPVASEFSSKLEEIEEMILAEGTGGDLVPRLLALREEINNLRRIIRPQRDVVSRLTNGDSKLVRTIMLPYFRDLRDGLIRVDETAASFADQLLISFDLYLSKSDFQANEGIKALTALTALTLPATLIGTWYGMNFEHMPELRSAYGYPIAAAVTIALTGAMWFWCKRRRWI